Part of the Leptidea sinapis chromosome 5, ilLepSina1.1, whole genome shotgun sequence genome, TTAACCGAACAGAGAATTACGTTAATggacaataattaaattttattatttttagattagGAGGGCACACGTGCTTCCACTGTTGCCTAGTAATTACCGTCGCTCGTACTTCCTGCAATGCCAAAGGACTAACAAATTGAATGCACGGTTGATTTTAAGAGGCAGTATGCCCTTAGTTGTGGAATCAAGTCGAACGCCTTATCAGAACACTTTCCGAAGTAAATGTCTCGGTCTATTAAGCAAGACCAATTTGCACGCCCTTTGTCATGTTTTTAGCTGACCACACagctatttatctatatataaatatatacctagtctagccataaatactgttacaattaaaaataaacaaaatattacatttgaatttggaatccgtcatttttatatgattgcaCATTGAGTTTTCTCAATTTGGCGAtcatacattgtacaatattttgctatattaaaatggagtggggtgatacagagaactgaatcgctgtgattgcattgcACAAACCAAATGCAAATTTTAAAACTCTTCATACGCTtgatattagtaaaatgtaCCGGTCTTTTTATAGGTACAAAGAGACCTCCTctttttgtgacagaaaaagatctggctgtccacgtagtgttcgtacgaaaaaggtggttaAAGCAGTAATggaaaaaattcaaagaaatcctgtccgaaagcaaaagattttatcgcGAGAGATGAAGATGcgcaggatgccagctagattatgggtaccacaacggcgtctatttccgccgtgaagcagaaatgtgtaaacattactgtggtctgtctgaaggacgccggattactgggcaaatgagacttaacatcttacgtctcaaggtgacaagcgcaattgtaatgctgctcagaattgttatgctttttaagaatcctgagtggcactgcattgtaatgggcagggcgtatcaattacctaaACCCTGATGAATTACTCCTgattaaaatagataaaaaattaaacttggtataaagttataactgataataaaccaagattatacaaaatatagacattttgcttatgattatTTGGGAaaaacgtttcccgcgtttatttgacatttgacattcgcaaaacttcagaattatcattgtattgacaatgGCGTCTGCGTAATAGTCAAAAgattgcatattcttggtttattctcaggtattacattataccaagtttatttgtaagggcGAACATGCGTGGAAAACATTGTGAATGACTCatacaacaaatttgtttgatCATTCCCGCTGTTATTATATTTCGTAAGAGCACCGCTCCCGCGATATAATTTGTGAAGTTATTCGACTAAGTCGTGCCGTGGAGGTATGATTGCTTCCGGTCGGGATATGGACTCATTTCCCAACTGACCGCGATATGCAATTATATGACAACATAGAATCTGTACccaatgttttaatttaagcaTAAATAATATAGTGACTACATTTCTTGCtgtctaattatttatttgtataccgaaaatatatttaactatcGCTTCTGTACTTATTAAAGATTCATTGTTGAGATAGACagatatagatattatatagataaatattggTTGCaagataacaataatatattttatacttacttaaaaatacatataagagTAAATCTCAATGACttagaaacaaacattcatatttataatataaatgtttgactTTACTCGCATTCGAATACGGGACCTCTAGTTCAGTAGGCAAGGCACTGAGATATATAGgtcatcttatgtatcaaggttaCGATCAAAATTGTAAATAGGATCAGAATTTTGAGCTCAGACCAAAATCGGGAGCGAAATCGACTGTATCAGTAATAGGCTTGTAAAAAAagggattgtgtggttttatgaaaccacggtaaaagtgaaacgttTTTCACATCATAGACgtttaactaaatttttttgGAATTGTATTCTATTAAGGGTATATAAAATCgttttatcaatcttaattttatacatggCATATTGAAacgataatgggaaataataaaaatagcgtggagcactggtacaaatgagtaatagtctatacactacacggtcagctgctgcgaactataggcgccgcccgaacgtcacgcgacatgcaacacacagacgaaaaagtttgggACGATCTAATAAAAGATTCgctttaatacatatataagacgtccagccgatggtaattgatacgccctgcccattacaatgcaggattcttgaaaagcccaacaattctgagcggcactacaattgcgctcgtcaccttgagacataagatgtaaagtctcatttgtccagtaattttactagctacggcgcccttcagaccgaaacacaataatgcttacacattactgcttcacggcagaaataggcgcagttgtggtacccattatctagccgacATTCTGTGCAAGGAGACTCTCACTGATTCAATGAAATAACAAAGTCTATAATTTTTGCCATAGTTAGATTTCTTGATAGgccaatttaattatttacatgttaAAGACCCCACATATATCAAAAGCTAATTGGATTTAAATCTAATTGCcttaattttttgttgtttatatGACATTTACGTAATTGAGGCTCGATTCATAAATCAACATGATCTGATGCACAAATTGCCTTCACCTTAATGTAATACAAGATGTATTTATGAATTGAACTCTAGATGTTAACGTTcctatttgtaataatttactgCAATTTATTGTATACATTATTTGCAATTTGTTTGGGTgccttttttatgagaaaaggtGACAAAATAAGCACGTTCACGTGATTATAGTGATATGtcctgcttattacaatgcacTACGGcccagggttcttgaaaaatcctaaattaaaaatttgaagCCGCATTGCACGCTTTTTCACGCACGCACTTTGAGACAttaggaataggaataggaataggaataggattaggaataggaataggaataggaataggaataggaataggaataggaataggaataggaataggaatGGGAATGGGAATGGGAATGGGAATGGGAATGGGAATGGGAATGGGAATGGGAATGGGAATGGGAATGGGAATGGGAATGGGAATGGGAATGGGAATGGGAATGGGAATGGGAATGGGAATGGGAATGGGAATGGGAATGGGAATGGGAATGGGAATGGGAATGGGAATGGGAATGGGAATGGGAATGGGAATGGGAATGGGAATGGGAATGGGAATGGGAATGGGAATGGGAATGGGAATGGGAATGGGAATGGGAATGGGAATGGGAATGGGAATGGGAATGGGAATGGGAATGGGAATGGGAATGGGAATGGGAATGGGAATGGGAATGGGAATGGGAATGGGAATGGGAATGGGAATGGGAATGGGAATGGGAATGGGAATGGGAATGGGAATGGGAATGGGAATGGGAATGGGAATGGGAATGGGAATGGGAATGGGAATGGGAATGGGAATGGGAATGGGAATGGGAATGGGAATGGGAATGGGAATGGGAATAGGAATGggaataggaataggaataggaataggaataggaataggaataggaataggaataggaataggaataggaataggaataggaataggaataggaataggaataggaataggaataggaataggaataggaataggaataggaataggaataggaataggaataggaataggaataggaataggaataggaataggaataggaataggaataggaataggaataggaataggaataggaataggaataggaataggaataggaataggaataggaataggaataggaataggaataggaataggaataggaataggaataggaataggaataggaataggaataggaataggaataggaataggaataggaataggaataggaataggaataggaataggaataggaataggaataggaataggaataggaataggaataggaataggaataggaataggaataggaataggaataggaataggaataggaataggaataggaataggaataggaataggaataggaataggaataggaataggaataggaataggaataggaataggaataggaataggaatagaaataggaataggaatagCATAACATATtggcaacaacacttggtaattATTTGAAGCTCAGTTCGTAAATGAGCTTCGGGAAGTAGAACTGACAAGAAAATTCTAGCCGAAATAATAACATACATCATTATCTGCTATGTTATAACCTACTACAGTATAGTATACCTCGTGTCTGGTCCTCGtctttattgtaaaattgaatacgaAGACTCATAAAGGAGCCCTTACCTTAACATATTAAATACACGTACAATCtttctttttgaatttttcttaataTAAGAGGGGAAAACGGGCCAAAGTCTCACGTGATGGGATATGgtaaggcaaccgcccatggacttCCGCAATACGAGGGGACGAGATACGTTACCGGTCTTTaagatgggagtatgctcttatcTTGAAGGTCCATAAGTCGTaacggttcgggaaaacaggaGGCAGTAATGAGGCCGAGGCatgaaatttctttaaaaacatGCGGTTGTGGATTGTGATtggccagacgtcaacgtgatgagGCTGGTATTTAGGATTTTGACGTAATTTCAATAGCGCCATTTATTTGCTACACTGTTCTTATCTAATACTTGGACATTACTGCTACtttgacgacctatatagccgaatggttagtgaccctgactaataagctagaggtcccggtaggtgcaatcatttatatgatgaatatggatgcttGTTTCcgggtcatggatgtttaaatgtagttaagtatatttaagtaagtatattgtattagatatatcgttgtcgcgtacctatagtacaggctacgcctaggttggggcaagataatttttgcaAAGTTGTGTAAACTGCTCTAAGGCAGAAAACTACTCACCTAACCATTATCCTTTGCCAAGAAGCCTCTCACAAGTAAAGTAAGTCTCCGATAAAGCTGCAAATCCTTGTGGCCATTTCATGTTTCCtgttaattgaataaaaatgtaaattccATAGCAGTTTGTTTGTATTGACGTGACAACTGGGATGAAAGTGCTTCATTTATTAACCTTAACTCATACTCTTATTCATTTGttctttgtttgaattttaccagtgggaggctcctttgcacaggatgccagctagattatcggtaccacaaaggcgcctctcagtaatgtgtaagtattattttttcggtctgaaaggcgccgtagctagtgaaattactgggcaaatgagacttaacatcctttgtctgacggtgacgagcgcaataattgtagtgccgctcagaattgtgttttttcaagaatgttgagcgacactgcattgctATGGGCATGGcttatcaaataccatcagttgaacgtcctgctagtttcgtcccttattgttttaaaaaaaacctgcTCAGGCAGTGTTTTCGTATTTACTTGACGACTGGGGCGAAAGTGCATAACttattaaatacatacaaatgtGGGATAagaaattttaccagtgggaggctcctttgcacaggatgccggctagattatgggtagcacaacggcgcctatttctgccgtgaagcagtaaggtgtaagcattactgtgtttcggtatgaatggcgctatagctagtgaaattactgtgcaaatgacacttaacatcttttgtctccaggtgacgagtgaaattgtagtgccgctcagaatttttgggtgttttcaagaatgctgagcggcactgcttggATAAGAAAAGTTGTACAGCACATACCGTAGTTGTATGAAGATTCATCTCTAACTCtgtatttatttctgttttgggtattgaatattttgaacgAAATACTAGAAAACGAAATGTGGTTCAATAATATATAGAGTCGTTGACTACCACCACATACCAATGCGTTTTCCATTTTCGAATTATTGTACGTTTATTCGAGGCATTATAATGTCGGCAATACTCTAGTAATTCCAGTAGAGTTACAATGAGTATGGATCGCgatgatcacataccatcagatcACCCGTatgtatgcttgtttgtcctcctcttcaataaaagaaattgtgacagctattaaaatatttttaagagccATCAAACAGACTTAAACTTCAATTTGTAACTGTTTTGcaataatgacaatattattaacaataaattggcttaaattaaaataatttagtctCATTTTGCTTGTAGGTGGGGTATAAGGCCTTATGTTTCACTCGGAAGAAAGTGCGATCGTCCTATTACTGCACACTACGTCTCTCTATTACCTGCAATCTCGTAGTAATAGCTAACATGGAAAATGTCAGCGATTGTGTCTTGATAGACGATGAACTATAAgtgtgtaataattaaaatagaaattatgtttcattcattcatttattcatcatcagacggaagacgtccacagctgtaAAAAGGGCTCCCCAAAAGCGTCCTGCGCtggcctcatccaacgtattccggcgatcttgaccgcgtcttccggtacgtggtcgctctATCCGTTGAGTTATGtccccactgtcacttcagtttcgcaatcatttgggctatgtcggttactttggttctcctacggttctcctcatttctgattcaatctcgcagggaaactccaagcatagccctcgccaatgccctctgagcgaccatgagcttgcTCACAAGGCACATACTTAGCGACCACgatgcgtaccgtaagtcattaagtaagaaattatatttaaacgatgaaaataataaaattaacatatttaaagGGTATTTGATATTTAGAGGATATTTATCGTGTGGTACCGAAGCCTCTGTGTACAAATCCGGCACGTACTTGCCTTGTTTTTCGTGCCATTGGCCGACCGCGTTCAACAGACCGTAAGATTGTAAAAAATCAGTTCATTTTACAATTTGAAgaattatctaataataatatcaatacttttataattattatctccCACTgcctcctttgcaccggatgcctagattatgggtaccaaaacggcgcctttttctaccgtgaaacggtaatgtgtaagcataactgtatTTTGGTCTGTAGGGCACCGCAGCTAGTGAagtttctgggcaaatgagacataagatgtctcaaggtgacgagcacagttgtagtgccgctcagaatttgtgggtgtttcaataatcttgagcggcactgcattgtattgggcagggcgtatcaattctcATCAAGTAtcaaccatcagctgaacgtcctgcacgtctcgtccattattttcataaaagaaaaacaagaaAGGAATTATTAAGCAGGGCTTGTACATATGAATTAACATAATGTCCCCTTGTATTGCACtttaatgtttatataattatgtcgGAGAattgacaacctgtatagccgagtggttagcgatcctacctactaagctagaggtcccgggttcaaatcccggtaggtgcaagcatttatatgatgaatatagatgtttgtttccgagtcatggatgtttaaatgtatgtatgtttataatgaatatatgtatgtttaagtaagtatattgtattaaatatatcatcttCTTGTaatccataacacaggctatatatgcttaacttggggcaagataatttgtgtaaaaagtgtgtcaatattattattattatttgatcaCATTGTGTGtatttgtttgaatatttaatgaaacaaattGAAACCACTAATAATACGCAAACCTtacattcaaagtcaaagttaaagtcaaaaatattttattgacataaaatcaacaaaaatacCATTTAAATACATGcttattacacaaaagtttaaacgtatatattataaataatacaaggctgaaccataaaatccatagaTAAATTATAGGTTATAATATCATCACCGCTTCAATATGCCAAGAATTGATTCCGGCCgccaaatttcaccttcgcactacacgtcacaaattaggatatcatgcccaccatctggatatctTCTGTTCCTCCACaaagcggttttcaaggaactttcgtCAACGTACAATCAAACTATGGAATTAGATTCCTTCTGCAGTGTTCTCAGGACGAGACGatattggtaccttcaaaaaaaacgcgaacaattttttaaacgttTTGTAAACGGCAATGTTTTCGTGaaacctctggtgttgcaatagacgcggtgatcacttcacatctGACCCGTATGCTTTTTtttgtcctcttcttccataaaaaatcagtaaaatCTTAACATATTACATCttattcagaaacaaacattaCGAAACATATGTGTACAAATTCgtgcaaatattttaaaaacgtaACAGTCCAAGACTGCAAAAGCCCACGACCTcgataaacaaaaacaattattcACAAAGATTAAAACGGGCCTCGTTAAAAcgaattttaaatacatataatgcACTATTTACGctattaaaatcataacaatAGCCATTACCAACCCTCTGACTAATAAGAGTCCTTGGATTGTGAAAAAATACCCGCAACTCTCCGCCCAGAGCAGGCACACTATATAAACCGAATGTTACTAACTCAAATCATCAGTTAGTTGCCTAGTGTGGAACCAACAACTTCAAAATGAAATTCTTGGTAAGATTACGAAAATAAACAAttgtgaatttaatttaatatcgtataaaatattttaattgaaaaaaaaaatcagactTTTAtctaataatgtaaataaattgtatattattaaggtTAAATGTTAGGATTTTTaagaaaaactattattttttatatttattggacatacaaaaaaaaatacttttttgtttatatttcattCACTAAGCTGATTTTACACCAAAACCTTACGAGATTGCAGAacttatcgttttttttttcatcgctAGTTTTCCAGTATGTGATTGATTTTAAACACAAACGGCCATACTAATAAACTTGGTTTAAAGTTATACCTGCGAATAAGACaaaaatatgcaatatgtttacaaatagacattttgctgtataatatatgtttattcGGACATATAACGTTTCAcgtgtttatttgcaaggcggCTTGCCGTtggaaaacttcaaaattatcaacGATATaagatatagtcaacattttgcatattcttggtttattctcaggtaaaTTTTagtaccaagtttatttgtaagaccgtaAATGTACATTTACATTCAACTACAgagtttagttttttaaaattttcctcAAACTTTGTGTCGTTTACAAAACTTCCACTTATGATTTGACAATACCTTTTCTTCAGAATATTCTGATTTCAAATAACACGACAGAACAACAGAACGATATTGAAACATTAGAATATTGTCTACGCTAGTTTAATTTCATGATAACTTACGATTCACATAGACCTAACTTCGTTGGCAACATATAACTGATAGTCTGATATCAAAtttatcaaagtcaaagtcaaataaacttaactcAATTAGTCTTAAACTAGGCATTTTGAATAGtgatttaaaaatttcttttaCTTAATCTACCATTTGTTGGGacaaagtagagctcgtgagaagaacatacgagaaactcaacggctacaattttaaattaaataatgtattttacaatggctgtaatatacataatcgtattttaataatattatatattaaaaaaaaagtaataaataaaaactgaataaatgtaaatttatacagTTTCAAAAtgatctataatataatattttcattcatttatattttgctAAGCTCTTTAAGTTTAAGCTAAgctaaacataaataaaaaaaatataaaaaaaaaaattttacgtCCCAATATTAAATCCAACAGTCCTCAGTTACTATTATGAATgttgtttattttgtatttctttaaATCAAAGCAGTAACGGCTCCAAGTTATAActtgaataattataataataattaactaagttaaacaataatttaaacacagTAGGAAAATGACCAACATTGTGTTCGAAATATAACTCACATTTTTACTTGGAATTGCTATTATAAgctaaaaaaagtttttttttatttaatgtaaactGTCATTATAAGAATTATTACATTTCATACTTTGTCTTCTATGTAAACGATTATAAAAAtcggtaattaaaaaaaaatccttaacgtATTAtttgctaaataaaaaaaatattgctttttAGCAGGTAAACGAAATTTAACTTATTGTTAAGTTTACGTATGAAGTAAAGTATGAAGAAAATAGCTTAGGATTAAGTTACAATAAGAAACATAAactttaacaatatattatataattcaaacGAGGGTCCAATCTTCTCAGTTCAGTTCCATGCAACATAACAATAATTCCAACATGCTAACTAACCCAAGAACACATTACGCAAGAAAGACAATAACTATTGTTTATGGGAATCGCTAGTTTATAATccgtttataattaattacttgtACAATAACACTCTTTGTTTGATACAAGGTTGTGGAATGACCGTAGACACACTTCGGTGCATTGACACAAACGTCAGCGATGCGATGGGTGACAAGACGTAATAAATAGTACTCTACTAAAAGAACATTTCCTTCATGtcgattcaaatttaaatattttaattcaaaatagggtaatatgatatcacttattgaaagtcaaaaaccaccaccattcattagaaaaataatgcctcagacctgagaagaacgggcgcaacaaactcagcgggcttctcttccctcataaaaatatggttcaataaaattttattgtttaatagcctgaaggcggtcgctctatttccaatctgtggtatcattaagaaagtcatttattttagagtaacctttaccagacaaacgtttcttaacaattattttgaatttcgtaataaatttgttttgaacattttctggaatcttgttgtaaaagcatatacatcgccccacaaaagacacactaactcgacttagccttAGTAGGCATACCAAGTTTATGGTTGTGGTGCTatcattatggttatgacagtttccactaaattatttcaatattataaaacacatTAATATGTCATAAGTACCAAGCTGAAAACACCAAAACATCATCCAAcagatgaattaaaaaaaagggaTTAACAAAACGTTCCATAGTTCCATTTTTGAGATGTCAAAGCTATCGCCAATTAAGAATTGCCTTAAGTATCCTTAGGGAAATAggagtaaatttatttaaatatttatttgattaaggTACATTTGTTTCGCAGTTTCACtacatacttaaatttt contains:
- the LOC126964725 gene encoding uncharacterized protein LOC126964725, whose translation is MFLKALKKAHEWEWEWEWEWEWEWEWEWEWEWEWEWEWEWEWEWEWEWEWEWEWEWEWEWEWEWEWEWEWEWEWEWEWEWEWEWEWEWEWEWEWEWEWEWEWEWEWEWEWEWEWEWEWEWEWEWEWEWEWEWEWEWEWEWEWEWEWEWEWEWEWEWEWEWEWEWEWEWEWEWEWEWE